A window of Pararhodobacter sp. genomic DNA:
TTCCACCAGTTCCTGGATCTCTTTCGGAGCGGGCTTGGTCATCGCCAGAACGATGTAGGCCACCAGGAAGTTCAGGACCGCCGCAACCGAGCCAAACGAGGCCGGCGAGATGCCGAACAGCCAGTTTGCCGCGTTGTTCTCCAGCATGTTGGTGCCGGGGATGAAGAACCAGCCCACATAGGTGAAGATGTAGACCGCTTCGACGATCAAACCGACGAGCATACCCGCGACCGCACCGGTCGAGTTCATGGTCTTCGAGAAGATGCCCATCATGATGGTCGGGAACAGCGATGCTGCTGCCAGACCGAAGGCAATCGCCACGACCTGCGCCGCAAAGCCCGGAGGGTTGAGCCCGAGGATCGTCGCGACCAGGATCGCCACGGCCATCGACAGACGCGCCGCCAGCATTTCACCCTTTTCCGAGATGTTCGGATTGATCACCGACTTGATCAGGTCATGCGAGACCGCCGACGAGATGGCCAGCAACAGACCTGCCGCCGTCGACAGCGCCGCTGCCAGACCACCGGCCGCGATCAACGCGATCACCCAACCCGGCAGTTGCGCGATTTCAGGGTTCGCAAGAACCAGAATATCGCGGTTGAAGTTGACGACTTCGTTGCCGTTCCAGCCACGCTCTGCTGCCGTAGCGGCAAAAGCGTCGGAGGGGTTGTAGTACTGGATCAGGCCGTCGCCGTTCAGGTCCTCGAACCCAAGGAGACCGGTGTGCTCCCAGTTGTGCATCCAGTCAGGCCGCGCATCATAGGCAAGCGACGGCTGATCAATCCCGTTCGGGTAGATCGTGGTGATGATGTTCATGCGCGCCATCGCACCAACCGCCGGAGCAACCGTGTAGAGCAGTGCGATAAACACCAATGCCCAACCCGCCGACGCACGCGCATCCGACACTTTCGGCACGGTGAAGAAGCGGATGATGACGTGTGGCAGACCCGCCGTACCGATCATCAGCGACAGGGTAAACAGAACCATATCGAGGGTGTTCGAGTGATGCTCGGTGTAGGTGCGGAAGCCCAGATCGGTCAGCAGACCATCAAGATTTGCCAACAGCGGCATACCCGACGCGTCATTGCTGAACAGGCCGATTTGCGGCAGGAAGCTGCCGGTCAGGTTCAGCGAGATGAAGATCGCCGGGATGGTATAGGCCACGATCAGCACGCAATACTGCGCAACCTGCGTGTAGGTGATGCCCTTCATGCCGCCAAGAACCGCATAGACAAACACGATTCCCGAGGCGATCCACAGGCCGGTCGAGCTGCTGACTTCGAGGAAGCGCGAGAACGCAACGCCGGCACCCGCCATCTGGCCAATCACATAGGTGATCGAGATGGTCAGCAAGCAGACAACGGCCACAATGCGCGCGGTTTGGCTATAGAACCGGTCACCGATAAAGTCCGGAACCGTGAAACGGCCGAATTTGCGCAGGTATGGCGCCAACAGCAGTGCCAACAGCACATAGCCGCCGGTCCACCCCATCAGATAGGTCGAGTTGTCATAGCCAACGAAGGCGATGATACCGGCCATCGAGATGAACGACGCGGCCGACATCCAGTCCGCGGCGGTCGCCATCCCGTTCAGAACGGGGTGCACCCCACGGTTGGCGGCATAGAATTCTGATGTTGAGCCTGCACGGGCCCAAATCGCGATACCGATGTAGAGAGCGAACGACGCGCCCACCACGATCAGATTGAGTGTGAATTGATCCATCTGTCCCCTGATCCCTTATTGCTCGTCAACGCCGAATTCGCGGTCGATCTTGTTCATGCGCGCGGCATAAAAGAAGATCAGGACCAAGAACACCAGGATCGAGCCTTGCTGCGCGAACCAGAAGCCGAGGTCGGTGCCGCCGATTGCGATGCCCGAAAGCATCGGACGAAGAAGAATGCCGAAACCGAATGAAGCAAGGGCCCAGATCACCAGGCAAATGGTGATGAGCCGGATATTCGCGGACCAATAGGCGGTCGCTGATTTGTCAGACATGGTAGTCCTCCCGTTTTCCCCACTGCCGGCACCCCGCCCGGGATGCCCGCGTCTTGTTGTTCAATCACCTCGCCCCGCGGACAACGCAATTGATCAGGCTGATACCTGCGTCACAACCGCATCGAGATCGGCGGCGATGGTCTCAATGGCGGACATGCCATCGACCGTGCGCAGAACTCCGCGGGTCTCGTAATACGCAATCAGCGGTGCCGTTTGCGCGTGGTACGCCGTCAGTCTGGCCCCCACGGTTTCGGCGTTATCGTCAGCACGGCGCTTGAACTCCGTACTTCCGCATTTGTCGCAGGTTCCGGCGTTCACCGGCTGCTTGAAACTGTCGTGATACCCTTCGCCACAGGACCCGCAGGTGTAGCGCCCCGAGACCCGCTCGACCATGGCCGCATCATCCACCTCGATGGAGACCGCGGCGCTGATTTTCAGGTCTTGCTCGGCCAGCAAGGCATCCAGCGCCTCGGCCTGACCCGGCGTGCGCGGGAACCCGTCAAGGATCACGCCCTTGGCGGTGTCGGGCTCGGTCAAGCGATCCTTGAGGATCGCCAGAACGATCGCATCCGAGACCAGTTCACCCGCTTCCATAACCGCCTTTGCGGCTTTGCCCGCCTTGGTGCCAGCCGCCACGGCGGCGCGCAGCAGATCGCCGGTCGACAATTGCACCAGCCCGAACTTTTCTTCGAGCATCCGGGCCTGCGTGCCCTTGCCGGCCCCCGGAGGGCCCAGCAAGATCAGAACGGTCGGATGAGTCATGTGGTTGGTCATGCGGTCAGCCCTTGTTCATCCGGTTGGCAATCAGATCGTCAACCACCGACGGATCGGCCAAAGTCGAGGTATCGCCCAGCGCGCCAAAATCATTCTCGGCGATCTTGCGCAGGATCCGGCGCATGATCTTGCCCGAGCGGGTTTTCGGCAGGCCCGGCGCCCATTGCAGCAGATCGGGCGAGGCAATCGGGCCGATCTCGGTGCGGACCCAGTTCCGCAACTCCTTGCGCAATTCTTCCGAGGGTTCCTCGCCGTTCATCAGCGTGACATAGCAATAGATGCCCTGCCCCTTGATCGGATGCGGGTAGCCGACCACCGCGGCCTCAGCGACCTTGGAATGGGCGACCAACGCGCTTTCAACCTCGGCGGTGCCCATCCGGTGGCCCGAGACGTTGATCACGTCGTCCACGCGCCCGGTGATCCAGTAGTCGCCATCCGCGTCGCGGCGGCAACCGTCGCCGGTGAAGTAAAAGCCTTTGTAGTCGCCAAAATAGGTCTGCTGGAACCGCTCGTGGTCCTCCCAGATGGTGCGCATCTGGCCCGGCCAGCTGTCGGCGATGCACAGAACACCCTCGACACCATTGCCCTCGATGATCGTGCCCGCCGTCGGGTCCAGAACCACCGGCTTGATGCCAAAGAACGGCTTCATCGCCGCACCCGGCTTGGTCGCATGCGCGCCCGGCAGCGGCGTCATCAGATGCCCGCCGGTCTCGGTTTGCCACCAGGTGTCAACAATCGGGCATTTGCCCTTGCCGACCACGTCATTGTACCAGTTCCACGCCTCGGGGTTGATCGGCTCGCCGACCGTGCCCAGAACCTTGAGGCAGCTCAGGTCGTATTTCGTCACGAACTCAGGGCCTTGACCCATCAACGCGCGGATCGCGGTTGGCGCGGTATAGAACTGGTTGACCTTGTGCTTTTCGCAGACCGCCCAGAACCGGCCCGCATCGGGATAGGTCGGCACGCCCTCGAACATCAGCGTGGTCGCGCCATTCGCCAGCGGCCCATAGACGATATAGCTGTGACCGGTGACCCAGCCCACATCCGCGGTGCACCAGTAGACATCGCCGTCATGGTAATCAAAGGTCATCTCATGCGTCATCGACGCATAAACCAGATATCCGCCCGTCGTATGCACAACGCCCTTGGGCTGACCCGTCGAGCCGGAGGTATAAAGAATGAACAGCGGATCCTCGGCGTTGACCGCAACCGGCTCGCACACCGCATCCACGGTCTCGGCCTCTTCGTGCCACCAGAAATCAAGGCCCGAGCGCCACGCGATCTGATTGCCGGTGCGCTTGACCACCAGGCATTTCACATCGCGCGTCTCGTGCAGCAGCGCTTGGTTCACGTTGTCCTTCAGCTTGGTCGCCTTGCCACCGCGCGGGGCGTGGTCGGCCGTCACCACCAGTTTGGCGTCGCAGCCATTGACCCGCGCGCCCAGCGCATCGGGCGAGAACCCGGCAAACACGATCGAATGAATCGCGCCGATCCGCGCGCAGGCCAGCATCGCATAGGCCGCCTCGGGGATCATCGGCATGTACAGGACAACGCGGTCGCCTTTGCCCACACCCAGCTTCTTGTACACGTTGGCCATCTTGCTGACCTGAGTGTGCAGCTCCTTGTAGGTGATGTGCTGCGCGGGCTCATCGGGGCTGTCGGGCTCGAAGATGATCGCCGTCTGATCGCCGCGCGTCGCCAGATGACGGTCGATGCAATTGGCCGAGACGTTCAATTCGCCGTCTTCATACCATTTGATGTCAACCTTGCCGAACTCGAACGAGGTGTTCTTGACTTTGGTGAACGGCTTTATCCAGTCGATGCGCTGACCGTGCTTGGACCAGAACGACTCAGGGTTCGAAATCGAGTCTGCATACATCGTCTCATAGGTCGCAGCATCGACATGTGCCTGAGCGACGAAATCCGCAGATGCGGGATATGTCCGCGATTGAGCCTGATCTGACATGAAAGCTCCTCCAGCTTACCGCAGGCCGCGCGTTGGCACCTAAGCCACGCATCCGTCCTGCTCTCCTCCGTTGGAACCACTTTAGCGCATCGGTCAATTTTGTGGTAACTCTTTTTCAATCAACGAATTTCTTGTAAATTGCTTCACTGAATTCTTGATCTATCAGTCAATCGAGTAAACGTCAGACACAATTCCGCCATGTTTTTCAGCCAACTGCCGGTCACGGAAAAGTCAACGCTTCGGCAAAAGACCGCCAATCACCCGGAATTGTCAAGCCACGCCCTTGAAACCAACCACACCCCGCAGATCAAAGCCCGAGAGCGCGGGCGCCCCGCCGCGACGCGCGCAGCGCTGATTCGGGGCGAAAACCGAATCACTTTATGGGCCGCCACAAGAAAAAGGGCGGCGCGTTTCCGCACCGCCCCCAAGGGCACTGATTTCGGCAATCTGATTGGTTACAGCGGGTAATCCACCCGCACCGTGACCACCGCGCGGCCGCGCGTCGTGCTGGGCCATGTCAGGCGGATCTGGTCGTTGTTGTTGCCCTGCTGGACGTTCACATAGGGCATCGAGGTTCGAACCTCGTTGCTTGGCCCGTTCGCCTGACCTTCCATCACCAGACCGGTTACCGTGCGGGCCATGCCGTTGAACGGCAACCTGCCGCCCGTGCCGATGGTCCAATTGGTTGCCGCGGTCGTCTGGTTGTGGCGCAACACCAGCGGGCTTTCGCACTGCGTGTTGATCCCGTTGAACGTGTTGTGCTGCCACACCACATTTCGAAAGCTGCCATAGTTCAGATCGGCGTGGGTGGTATCGACGCCCTCGGCCCGGTTGACGCTGGCGTTCACCGTGCGGAATGTGTTGCCGGTCACCGTCATCCCCGACAGAAAGTGCCCTGGCCCATAGGGCTTGACCACAACGAAGCGGAAGCTGGAGATCACGTTCGACACCAGGAACACGTTGTTGGTGATGCTGATGCCGCCGAAACTGAATTCGTTGTTCCAGGCGGGCGTCGCGTCGTGTTCGTTGGTCAGTTCGATAAAACAGTTATCGACATAGTTGCCGCTGATCTGCGTCATCGCGTTTTGATACGTCAGCACGATGCCCGGCGTGCGGACCGCGTTTTGCTCGCTGTCGCCTTGGTAGAAGTGGTTGCCTTGAATCAGGTGATACCCCGACGCCATCACCGCGAAACTGGCAAAGCGCACCACCACGTTGTCACGCAGCTTCACGTCGTTGGCGTTCGAGTTGATCGCAATCGAGGTCCGGCTTTGCGATGACAAAGGCATCTCGGACGAGATGAACATGCAATTGTCGATCAACATCCCCTGACAGGCCCAGCCAATCGAGGTGATCGCCTTGTCCTTGGGTCGGTTGAACGTGCAGTCGCGCACCGTGAAAATCTGCCCGCCGGTCGCCATGTTCACCGCGCTGGCCCCGCCCTTGCACTGGAACTCGATCCCGTCCAGCTCGAAACGCTCGAAATAATCAAAGCCCGAGAAGTCCAGAACATACTGGAACCGCGAGAACGTGTAGACTTGCGCGCCCGCCGCCCCGTACAACGCCTGGCTCAAGGTCACGGTCTGCGCCGAGATATTGCGCGCCTTGACGTAGACTTCACGGCCAACGCCGGTGCCCGACACCCGCGCGCCAACCTGGATATTGGCCACGTTGCCGACACCGGTCAGCGTGGTCGCCTGAGCGCTGGAATAGGTCCCCCACGAGGTTACGGTGGTCGTATCCCACGGTGTACCCTCGTTGATCTCGATCAGACCATTGCGCAGGACGCGCCGAATGGCATACGAGGTCAACCCGGTCAGGCTGGCAACATCAATCGGTGCATCCAGAATGATACGGCGCCCGCACAGGTCGAACGTGTCGTGGTCGGTATAGTGGAACAGCGCCTGCAAACCTTTGCGCAGCGCCAAGCCCTCGCTTTTGAAGGCCGCATAATACGAGGTAAAGTCGTAATTCTGCGTCAGTTGCAGACGCGCGGCATCCGGCATCGCCAGACGCCCCTGAAACCGCACCGGGATCTCCAGGGTCAGGGTCTGTCCGATGTAAAACACCCCCTCGGGCACCAGCAACGCCCGGCCCGAAGACAAAGCCGCGCTGGCCGCATCGGCAAAGGCCGCATAGTCATCGGCAACCCCATTGCCGACCGCGCCATAGTCGCGCACATCGACCCAATCCATCATGTCGCGCAGCCAGAAACTGGTGACATCCTCGATGGCGATATCGTCAATCCGCACCACGCCGCCGTTCGGCCCGGTCAGGTCCAGCCCCAGGAATCCGTGATGGACCCCGGACCAGTTCAGATCGACGCCGCCCTTGTTGCTGGTGCCGATGATTGCACTGATCTCGACGGTCTCGCCGTATGTGGTCAGCGTAACCGCCGGGCCGGACACCGTTACGCCCGACACCGCCGCATTGCCGGCAGTGGCCGCGAAGCCCGCGATCTGAACAGTCGGCAACGCGCCGCTGACCGCCTTGACCTTGGCCGTGACCCGCAAATAGCAGCCCGGCAGAATCGGCGATTGCCCCATCCAGCGCAATTTTTGCGTGGTCGAGGTCTTGAGAAGCTCCAAACACCCCCCGAAATCGGGATCCGAGGGCACAAAGGCCGCGTTGGCCGCCCCGTCATAGGTGGCCGATCCTGGCGTTCCGTTGCCGCTTGACCAAACGTTCAAACCGTCGGCAAAGGGCGGCGGCATCAGGATTAGCCCTTCGGTCACTGCCTTGTTCATGTCAGACCCCTGTCTTGAAAACCCAAAAGAGACGCAAATCGCGCACTGCGACTGTCACGCCCTTGAGGTATCAAGCCGGGTTTAATTGCGGTTGAGGGCACCGTGCGTTGCGCCCGCCTCGGCAGGCGGCGTTTGGGTCCTGCAGGCACAAGACAGCGCTCTGCCGATGTGTCAGGATACCGCCATGTTCGCGCATTTCTCTTTGATGGTCGGCATGATTGCAGGCTTGGTGCTGATGCCCGCGTCGGCGCTGGCCTGCCGTCTGGCGCTGGCGATGGGCTTTGACGTGTCGCGCTCGGTCGATGCGGTGGATTACCGCTTTCAAAACGACGCCATCGTCGCGGCGCTCTTTGATCACGAGGTGCGCGCGCTGATCCTGAACAGCCCGGAACCCGTGGCCATAAGCCTGTTTGAATGGGCGGGGCAACACCAACAGACCCTGATTGTCGGTTGGACGATTCTTGACAGCGCGGCCGCCATTGACCGCGTCGCGCAGCAGGTCCTGACCCATCAACGACAACACTCGGGCCTGACGGCCGTCGGCAGCGCCCTGCTTTATGGCCGCAACTTGCTGGCCGACATGCCCGATTGCGACTGGCATACGCTGGACATGGCGGGCGACGGGCAGGTCAATGACGGCCCAGAGCCGCGCCGGGTGTACGATACCACCGATTTCGGCGACGTCGTGGTCAATGCGCTGGTGATTGGCGAGCACGAATCGCAGGTGCTGCACTGGTTCGAGGAGAATGTTCTGCATGGCTTCGGCGCCTTCGCCGAATTCACCCCGACGCATGACCGCTTTGCCGAAGCCTTTCGCCGCAAGCTGATCCGAGAACTGGCGCAGCCGTTGTTGGGCGCGCTGTCGCTGCCCGACGCGGGCTAGCGCAAGACCCAGCGAAACGCGCGGTTCAACTCGGCCATTGCGCCGGTTTCATACCAGCGGCCATGCGCCATGATCAGGCGCTCTGGCTCCCACGACAACATGGTTTCAATCGCCCCCCGCGCCGCCTCGCGCCCCTTGCGAAAGGTCTGGCGCATGTCGATCGGCGCTTTGCCGTCCGGGTCGAGGGTCCCCGCCGCCCACGCCAGCGGGATCAGCCAGACAGGCAGGTTCGCGGCCTCGAAATTCTCGATCAGGTCGGTCAGGATCAGGGTCTTGCTGGCCCGGTGAAAGAATACCGCCTCGCGGTGTACCGGGCTGCCGGGCACCACCAATTGATCCACCTGCCCGGCCCAGGCGTCTGGCGCATGGTCGGTGATCTGGTGATCAACGCGCAACGCCAAGCCACGCGATCCGGCGCGCTCTTGCACGCCCGGCGCGGCCCAGGTCTGCGCCTTTGGAAACGCGCGCTGCCAGTCGGGGACAAAGGCGTAATGAATCCAGTTCGGCGCCATCAGATGCTGCACCGGACCAAGAGCGGCCAACGCTTGCAGCAACCCATCATCCATCTGGATCGGGGAATGCAGCCACAGCCCCCCATCCGTCAGCCGCACCACCACCATGCGCGTCGGGAACGGGAGGCCGTAGAATTTGAGGATCGGCCCGTCGACGACCCAGATCTCGGGCGCGACGGGCTTGAGGGTGAACAGAGGCTCGTAACCGGTGGTTCGGGTCATCGCCGCCTCCGTTTTCGGCACTCAGGCGCCTTGAGTCACCAAGTCGCCGTTCAACCCTTTCTCGATCAGCGCCACCGATTCGGTCAAACCATAGAGCGCGATGAACCCGCCAAACCGGGGGCCCTCGGACGCACCCAACAAGACCTCGTAGAGCGCCTTGAACCAGTTGCGCAGGTTCTCGAAATCATGGTCCTTGCCGACCGAGAACACCATCGACTGCAACGCGTCACCGTCCAGCCCACCATCCCACGCCTTGAGACGCGCCACCAGATCCTCCATCGCCGCGCGCTCTTGCGCATCGGGCAGGCGGAACACCCGCTTGGGGGCCACAAAGTCGCGGAAATAGCGCACGGCGAATTCCGCCGCCTGATCCAGATCGGCATGGGTTTCGGGCGCGGCATCGGGCGCATAGCGTTTGATGAAGCCCCACAGGCCGGACTTGTCCTTGGCACCCGCCACCGACGCCAGGTTCAGCAACATCGCAAACGGCACCACCATTTTTGACTCGGGCGGATTGCCGCCGTGGATATGCCAGACCGGGTTCGCCAGTTGCTGCTCGGGCGTTTGATCCGGGAACGCGCGCAGCTGCTGGTGGTACTCATCCACCGCCTTGGGGATCACATCGAAATGCATCCGCTTGGCGGTTTTCGGCTTGAGATACATGAAATACGACAGGCTCTCGGTGCTGGCATAGGTCAGCCATTCGTCAATTGTCAGACCATTGCCCTTCGACTTCGAGATCTTCTCGCCGTTTTCATCGAGGAACAATTCGTAGGTGAAATGCTCGGGCTTGCGGCCCCCCAGAATTTCACAAATGCGATCATAGATCGGCGTATTCGTGCTGTGATCCTTGCCATACATCTCAAAATCAACATCCAGCGCAGCCCAGCGCGCGCCGAAGTCGGGCTTCCATTGCAGCTTCACCTGCCCGCCGGTGACCGGCAGCGTCCACTCCTTGCCGTCCTCATCGTCGAAGGTGATCGTGCCGTCCTTGGCGTTCACCTCCTTGATCGGCACATAGAGCACACGGCCCGTATCCGGGTGAATCGGCAGGAAGCACGAATAGCTTTGCTGGCGCTCCTCGCGCAGCGATTTCAACATCACCGCCATGATCTCGTCATAGCGTTCCGCCGCGCGCAGCAGCACGGTGTCGAATTGGCCGGACTTGTAATACTCGGTCGCGCTGATGAATTCATACTCAAAGCCGAACGTGTCCAGAAACCGCCGTAGCATCGCGTTGTTGTGGTCGCCGAAACTGTCGAATTCCCCGAACGGATCGGGCACCGAGGTCAGCGGGCGTTGCAGGTTCTCCAGCAGCATTTCGCGATTGGGCACGTTGTCGGGCACCTTGCGCATCCCGTCCATGTCATCCGAGAAACAGATCAGCCGCGTCGGGATGTCGCTGATTTCCTGAAACGCGCGGCGGATCATCGTGGTGCGCGCGACCTCGCCAAAGGTGCCGATATGCGGCAGACCCGAGGGGCCATAGCCGGTCTCGAACAAGACAAAGCCCTTCTCCGGCCCGCCCTTCTCGAAGCGTTTGAGCAAACGGCGGGCTTCTTCAAAGGGCCAGGCTTTGGAGGTCATCGCAGCGTCACGCAGAGAAGTCATGTCTCGTACTTTCTTAAAGGTGGGCAAACCGCGCCCACGCGGTATAACTCAGGCTTCCTATTGCCCGCTCCGCCCCTCGTCAATATTCTGCCCCTGCAACAAAGGACACAGACCCTCATGGATGACGCCACGCCCTCGCTTTCACCGCAAGATAGCCTCGTCGCACTGATGATCACAGTCTCGGTGGCGGATTCCGCGATCCGGACCGCGGAATTGGTGGCCATCGAGCAGATCGTCGATCATCTGCCGATATTCGCGGGTTTCGACCCGGACCGCATCAAGGTCATTTCGCAGACCGTGTTCGACCTGCTGGAAGACGAGGATGGCCTCGATGCGCTGTTCGGCCTGATCCGCGACGCACTGCCCGAACGGCTGGTCGAAACCGCCTATGTCCTGGCCTGCGATATCGCCGCGTCGGATGGCACGCTGACGCAAAGCGAGCTGCGCTTGCTGGAAGAGATACGGTTCGAGTTGAACATCGACCGTCTGCATGCCGCCGCGATCGAGCGCGGCGCGCGGGCGCGTTTCATGCACTGAAAACGGCAAAACGAGGCACCAGGACGCCCCGTTTGCGGTGCCGCCTTGAGTGCCGTCACTTGGCTTTTGCTGCCAGCACCTTGGCCTGTGCCACCCAGTCGTCACGCGTGACCCGCCCCTTGAACGACTCCAGATTGGCATCGACCCAGGCAATTTCCGCGTCGGTCCAAGCGGCGATCTGGTCAAAATGCCAAAACCCCAACCGATTGCACAGGGTTTCCAGCTTTGGCCCGATCCCCTTGATCCGCTTCAGATCATCCGGCTGACCGCCGCGCGCCGCGTCCAGCGTGCTCGGCTTGGTGCCGACCTCTGCCGGGTCAATTTCGGCAATCGGCGCGGCCTCTGGCGCGGGCGCAACCACCGGCTCGGGCACAACCACTGGCTCTGGCTCGACCGCCGCCACGGGTGCCGCCACGGGTGCCGCCACCGGTGCCGCCGCCACCGCCGCCAGCTCTGCCTCCAACCCCTTGACACGCTGTGCACAATCGCGCGCCTGGGTTCGACTGGCTTCCAACTCGCGGCGCAACCGGGCCGCCTCGCCAGTATCGCCGGATGCCGCCACCACGCCACCGCGCCGCCCCCAGAGCATCCAGCCGATGAACAGACCCAACAACGCTGCCAGCGCGATGAGCACCCAGATTTCGCCTAGAAGAAATCCCCAACCCCGGAACATACTGCGTCCTCCTACCTTTATGTTACTCGACCCAACGCACCGCCGTGCGTCGGTTGGCCGCGCGGCCGTCCTCTGTTTCATTGTCGGCAATCGGTTGCGTCGCACCATAACCCGCGGCACGCAACGCCGCCTCTGGCACGCCCCGCGCCACCAACGCCACCCGCACCGCCTCGGCACGCGCAAGGCTCAGCGCCAGATTGGCCTCGTCACTGCCGGTGCTGTCGGTGTGTCCGCCGATTTCCGCCTGCAAGTCTGCGTCGCGCAGACAGACGCCCAGCACCGACGCCAAGGCATTCACGGCGCTCCGGGCGCGCGCATCCAGCCGCGCCGAGCCGGTGACAAAGCCGATGTGGTTGCGGGCCAGAACGGCGTCCGTTTCCGCGACACAGGTCTCGGAACTCGGCGCAAACTCCGGCATGGGCAGCCAAAAGCCACCGCGCAAAACTTCGGTTTGCCCGGTTGCGGCATTCACCCGCTCTGCGCCGTCCCGCCGCTCCGAGGTCACGCTCAGAACCGTCAGCGTCGCCGCGCCCGCCAAATCCGCCTCGAGCGCAGACCGCAGCAGATCGAGATCAGCCCCCGCGCCGAACCCGGCTTGAATCTCCGTCCCGTCGGGCGAAACCGCGATATCAAGTGTCTCGAACTCGGCCATCCACGGTGCCAAGGCGCTCAACGCCGCCGGAACTTGCCCGGTGTCACCAAGAATCCCCTGCGTGGCGGTGTCTTCGATCTCGCGCAATCCCAGCGCCTCGGCGAGCGCGGCGGCCTCAAGCCCCGGAGGCAATTTGCCCTCGACCCAGCCGCCCTCGGCGGCGGAATAGCCCAGCGAATAGGACGCCGGCGTTCCGTCATCGAGATAGGACAACCCCAGATCGGCCTGATAGCCCGCCGGCAATCCATCCAGTGCGGCGCGGACGGCTTCACCCTCGTCCGGGGTGCGGGCGACGCCGCTCATCGACATGCGGCGGTTGGCGACGGCCAACTGGCCTTCTTGCAACTGGCGCAGCACGGTGATCGCCGTCGAGACCGCCGAAACCCATTGCCCATCCGGGGCACCCGCCGCCAGGGTCAGCCCCTCGGCGCCCAGTTCCGCCAGCGCGGCCTGCCCCGCACGGGTCGGGGCATACCCCTGCGTTTGCAACCGGCCATCCAACCAAATCGCTGTCATTTCAAAGGGATCAACCGAGGGAAGCACCTCGAGATCCTCGGTCACAACCCGTCGTCCGCGAATCTCGTTGAGCGCCGCGACAAGCGCATTGCGTTCCGCGGCACCGTTCGCCAGGCCCGTTATATGGATGTCGCGGCCCTCGACGCGGGCTTCGACACCATGCACCGATTCCGCCACGACCGCCTGCGCCGAAAGCTGAAGCGTCTCTTGCATATGCGTCGCGTATTCGACCCGCGCCCACCATCCCAGACCGATGACACCGACGCCCAGAACTGCCAAACCGACGCC
This region includes:
- a CDS encoding NADH-quinone oxidoreductase subunit E; protein product: MFRGWGFLLGEIWVLIALAALLGLFIGWMLWGRRGGVVAASGDTGEAARLRRELEASRTQARDCAQRVKGLEAELAAVAAAPVAAPVAAPVAAVEPEPVVVPEPVVAPAPEAAPIAEIDPAEVGTKPSTLDAARGGQPDDLKRIKGIGPKLETLCNRLGFWHFDQIAAWTDAEIAWVDANLESFKGRVTRDDWVAQAKVLAAKAK
- a CDS encoding lysine--tRNA ligase; this translates as MTSLRDAAMTSKAWPFEEARRLLKRFEKGGPEKGFVLFETGYGPSGLPHIGTFGEVARTTMIRRAFQEISDIPTRLICFSDDMDGMRKVPDNVPNREMLLENLQRPLTSVPDPFGEFDSFGDHNNAMLRRFLDTFGFEYEFISATEYYKSGQFDTVLLRAAERYDEIMAVMLKSLREERQQSYSCFLPIHPDTGRVLYVPIKEVNAKDGTITFDDEDGKEWTLPVTGGQVKLQWKPDFGARWAALDVDFEMYGKDHSTNTPIYDRICEILGGRKPEHFTYELFLDENGEKISKSKGNGLTIDEWLTYASTESLSYFMYLKPKTAKRMHFDVIPKAVDEYHQQLRAFPDQTPEQQLANPVWHIHGGNPPESKMVVPFAMLLNLASVAGAKDKSGLWGFIKRYAPDAAPETHADLDQAAEFAVRYFRDFVAPKRVFRLPDAQERAAMEDLVARLKAWDGGLDGDALQSMVFSVGKDHDFENLRNWFKALYEVLLGASEGPRFGGFIALYGLTESVALIEKGLNGDLVTQGA
- a CDS encoding OmpA family protein, which gives rise to MRFGVGLAVLGVGVIGLGWWARVEYATHMQETLQLSAQAVVAESVHGVEARVEGRDIHITGLANGAAERNALVAALNEIRGRRVVTEDLEVLPSVDPFEMTAIWLDGRLQTQGYAPTRAGQAALAELGAEGLTLAAGAPDGQWVSAVSTAITVLRQLQEGQLAVANRRMSMSGVARTPDEGEAVRAALDGLPAGYQADLGLSYLDDGTPASYSLGYSAAEGGWVEGKLPPGLEAAALAEALGLREIEDTATQGILGDTGQVPAALSALAPWMAEFETLDIAVSPDGTEIQAGFGAGADLDLLRSALEADLAGAATLTVLSVTSERRDGAERVNAATGQTEVLRGGFWLPMPEFAPSSETCVAETDAVLARNHIGFVTGSARLDARARSAVNALASVLGVCLRDADLQAEIGGHTDSTGSDEANLALSLARAEAVRVALVARGVPEAALRAAGYGATQPIADNETEDGRAANRRTAVRWVE
- a CDS encoding DUF1194 domain-containing protein translates to MFAHFSLMVGMIAGLVLMPASALACRLALAMGFDVSRSVDAVDYRFQNDAIVAALFDHEVRALILNSPEPVAISLFEWAGQHQQTLIVGWTILDSAAAIDRVAQQVLTHQRQHSGLTAVGSALLYGRNLLADMPDCDWHTLDMAGDGQVNDGPEPRRVYDTTDFGDVVVNALVIGEHESQVLHWFEENVLHGFGAFAEFTPTHDRFAEAFRRKLIRELAQPLLGALSLPDAG
- a CDS encoding DUF4336 domain-containing protein, translating into MTRTTGYEPLFTLKPVAPEIWVVDGPILKFYGLPFPTRMVVVRLTDGGLWLHSPIQMDDGLLQALAALGPVQHLMAPNWIHYAFVPDWQRAFPKAQTWAAPGVQERAGSRGLALRVDHQITDHAPDAWAGQVDQLVVPGSPVHREAVFFHRASKTLILTDLIENFEAANLPVWLIPLAWAAGTLDPDGKAPIDMRQTFRKGREAARGAIETMLSWEPERLIMAHGRWYETGAMAELNRAFRWVLR
- a CDS encoding tellurite resistance TerB family protein, yielding MDDATPSLSPQDSLVALMITVSVADSAIRTAELVAIEQIVDHLPIFAGFDPDRIKVISQTVFDLLEDEDGLDALFGLIRDALPERLVETAYVLACDIAASDGTLTQSELRLLEEIRFELNIDRLHAAAIERGARARFMH